ATAATCTGAAAGGAAAGTTACTCAATTCCACTTCTACCTAAAGAACATCATACCCAAATCGAAATGGGGCAAACTGTTTTCTAATTTAATGGGACTTAATGTGCTCCTGAACAACATGAAGGCCTTCCGATTCTTCGCCAAAATCCTGCGAAACAAAACGCAATTAAGTAAACAAACAGAATACAAGGAATAATCAAATTTGGTGGTGCCATAAGAACGTATGGTATAGAAATACAAATTTTCGAAAATCTCGAAAAAATGCAGTTATGTAGTTAGTGGAACACCAAATTTTCGGATGGATGTTTTTCTACCAGATGCAAGATATTTCGGAGATTTAGCTTCAAGACATAACACCGGAAATGTAGTAATGTATGCACTCGAATGAATGTTATATATACCTTCACAACGACGCACGAGCAACCAACCACCTTTCTTGCCTTTCCTTCTGAATCAATCTTGCAAAGCTGCGTGGAGACGGTATAAAAATATCAATAAGTTGAagaaaaaatacaaacaaactaAATGTTTAACACATGGAAATAGTTACTTTGCGTTAAGAGCTAAAACTAACAAAACTTCTATGTCAATTGATTTTCACTTACACCGGCCCATTCTCCAAGAGTTTTAGCACTAGGAATTGACATCAGTTTAACGTTATGGTCAGCACATAGAGCCTTGACAAGCTTAACGTAATCAGCCTGGTCACAGTCCTCAGCTACAACACAGAGCTGTGCAGCGTGCTTCTCGATGACCTTTGCACCTTCATGGAGTCCACGTGTGAGCCCACCATGAGCCAATGACTTCCTCAGCACAAGTTGCAGTGCGGTCAGAAGGTCCATGGGTTCGCCTAGAgctgcagcagcagcaacaggtTCGGCAGCTGGAACAACCACCTCTTCTTCTCTGTACAATCAATAAAATGAAGTAATATTAAACACGCTGCCATACCACACATGACACACCAACATATATCAAGTATATCAAACTGAGAAATAAAGAACGCGTATGATAGACTGCCATATCCCACTATCGGACTGTCCAGTAAGTGAAAACAAGTATGGAGTAGAAACACAAAATCTAAAACATACAACTGAATTAAGCCTTCACACGCTCATCCATGACATTCCCACAGTCGAAACCAAAAGGCTGCTATAGACATTAACTAGAATTCAGAAGTTCGCTACGGATTCTGAAAATTTGGATTCCTAATCCAACAGCTCTCACATAACTAGACTAATATCGTGTCCTCTTGCTTTAATCAAATCGGCAAAAGGAGGTTCACCAGTACAATAGATAAACCTACACTAATGCTTGGGCCAAGCAATCGGGAACAAGCTTTGATCTCTAACAACCTTTGCATCCTACATTTTAACAaaaggaaactaatgaaaaggcttgaaaactttgagttttaatggtaaggacaaaataaaggtaaTATGAATAGAACCAGGATTGAcgttttagtgtaaaaatgtggttttttattaaaatgaacagtactggagtttttcgttaaagttttcaATAATAAATTTACGCTAGTGCTCAGGACAAGCAATCGGAAACAAACTTTGATCTCTAAAAGTATTTGCATCCTCCATTATAGCATACATTCGATATTTACAGCGAAAAACAAGTACAGAGAATTGGAAATACAAATGACTACATACCCTGACATTTTTTGGGGCCGATAGAAATTACAAACCCTGGTAACACGAAATCAACAAAAGCGATGTCAGCCGGATAAAATATTTCAGTAAAATATACAATTACCAAACCTACAAGCTCTGTCACTGAAATCTATACAAATCTTACAACAATGCCAGTaaaaacctgcaaaacaatatCACAAACCCTAAGATATGAAAATGTTACTTCGAATTGGGGGATAAATTTGTTGCTTTCGTGAAAAAGCACAGAACTCAAATTGCCCATCAGGGGATTTTCAGATCTCAAATTTTAGGGATTTTCAGATTGTAGGGATTTTAGGGATTTCCATTCACTTAGGGATGAAATGTGATCGGAAACATAGAGAGATAAACACTAACCTTGATAATGGAGGTGGCGGAGACGCACAGCTGCGAGGGAGGCGGCAAGACAAGTGAATGGAAGACGACGGCGAGCGTTCAAAGTTCGGAGCTTTATATCGAAAGAACCCTAAAACCCCTACCCTGAAGTTACTATTCTACCCCTCATTTGAGGACTTCATCACCGACTTCACGATCCTCCGATCTCTctcattccaaatccaaacttataaatccccaaattcgacAGGTTTGTCTCCCCATTCCTGTAATTTTCCCTCCGAAATCTTCAATcttgaaaccctaatttcccaATCCGCAAATCACTTTCACCAGCAAGGTCACGATGCAtcccaaatttcaaaatttccaaaTCTTCCTCCAATCTCCCGATCTGCAAATACCaacccaaaccctaaccctatcCCCAATTCAGACCCCAACACTCCGCCACCTCAAGCTCTCAATTTTCTCCCATGCCCTGCCATCGCTTTACTTCACCCTCAATGGTAAGCCCCTAAACGACTCCACTCCGCTTCTCGATTCTCAAATTACCCCGCTTTCTACTCTAATTTTACGGATTAGAGCTCTTGGAGGCGGCGGCGATGGCGGCGCGACGGGGGCAGAGTCTCGCGACTGCTATCTCAAAATGTACGCGGAGAAGAAGCCTGATAAGGTCGACCCGAACGAGCAGAGGCTTTCGAAGTGGCTCAATTGCGCGCTGTCGAACGAGCCATTGAAGGAGCCGTGCGTGATGGATTTTCTGGGGAATGTTTTTAACAAGGAGGCTCTTGTGGAGGCGTTGCTGGGGAAGAAGGTGCCCAAGGCGTTTGGGCATATAAAGGGGTTGAAGGACATGATCAGTATTCATCTTACCCCAATTACCGGGGCTGAATTCAATCGCCAATCGGTTGCCGGGCCGCGGTTTCAGTGCCCCATTACCGGGGTCGAGTTCAATGGTAAGTGTAagtttgtgggattaaaaactTGCGGGCATGTGTTGAGTTCAAAGGCTATGAAGGAGATAAAGTCGTCGACTTGCCTTGTTTGTCATGTGGGATGTTCGGAGGCGGATAAGATTGTGATTAATGGGAATGAAGAGGAAGTTGCGGAGTTGAGGGAGAGGATGGAGGCCGAGAAGGCGAAAGGGAGAgtgaagaaggtgaagaagaccAAAAACGGGGATTCTGGTGTGAATGGAGAGGAAGAAGGTGTGGGTTTGGAGGCCTCCCGGTTGAGTGGTACCAAGCATGGCATTGATGCTAAGGCTGTGCAGAAGGCTTCGGCAAAGGTAGAGGTAAATGGGAAGGGTGTGAATGGTGGGGCTAATGTGAAGGATGCAAGTAATGGTGGGGCGAAGAGGTTCAAGGCGGTGGATATGGCCCCTGCTAATGCTACTAAGGAAGTATATGCGTCCATCTTCACGTCGTCAAGGAAGAAGGACTTCAAGGAAACATATTCTT
This is a stretch of genomic DNA from Malus domestica chromosome 02, GDT2T_hap1. It encodes these proteins:
- the LOC103417956 gene encoding small ribosomal subunit protein eS12-like isoform X1; this encodes MSGEEEVVVPAAEPVAAAAALGEPMDLLTALQLVLRKSLAHGGLTRGLHEGAKVIEKHAAQLCVVAEDCDQADYVKLVKALCADHNVKLMSIPSAKTLGEWAGLCKIDSEGKARKVVGCSCVVVKDFGEESEGLHVVQEHIKSH
- the LOC103417956 gene encoding small ribosomal subunit protein eS12-like isoform X2, with protein sequence MDLLTALQLVLRKSLAHGGLTRGLHEGAKVIEKHAAQLCVVAEDCDQADYVKLVKALCADHNVKLMSIPSAKTLGEWAGLCKIDSEGKARKVVGCSCVVVKDFGEESEGLHVVQEHIKSH
- the LOC103447069 gene encoding uncharacterized protein, which codes for MHPKFQNFQIFLQSPDLQIPTQTLTLSPIQTPTLRHLKLSIFSHALPSLYFTLNGKPLNDSTPLLDSQITPLSTLILRIRALGGGGDGGATGAESRDCYLKMYAEKKPDKVDPNEQRLSKWLNCALSNEPLKEPCVMDFLGNVFNKEALVEALLGKKVPKAFGHIKGLKDMISIHLTPITGAEFNRQSVAGPRFQCPITGVEFNGKCKFVGLKTCGHVLSSKAMKEIKSSTCLVCHVGCSEADKIVINGNEEEVAELRERMEAEKAKGRVKKVKKTKNGDSGVNGEEEGVGLEASRLSGTKHGIDAKAVQKASAKVEVNGKGVNGGANVKDASNGGAKRFKAVDMAPANATKEVYASIFTSSRKKDFKETYSCRSLPLGRN